The Nitrospira tepida genome includes a window with the following:
- a CDS encoding S16 family serine protease, which produces MSSHPRRWFVSPLATIFSLALGCVWQMSMAAPVATAGMERSQIITFLGVSVPHHAWDYGRGAVGRMVVEWEQRKDRHGIMVSFLQGRGSLSSGTELAILLAIDRAAHAAGLQTDSWTVTFKVHEPAGTIYGDSLSGLAGLTVVALAKGDIIPSDRTMTGTITQDGGIGPVSSIPLKIEAASKQHLRRVIIPDELDITDSDWVNPFLMQVSPIQSAALAYQALTDHSMKPTHE; this is translated from the coding sequence ATGTCATCGCATCCACGCCGTTGGTTCGTGTCACCCTTGGCCACGATCTTCAGCCTGGCACTGGGATGCGTGTGGCAGATGAGCATGGCGGCGCCCGTGGCAACCGCCGGGATGGAGCGCAGCCAAATCATTACTTTTCTCGGGGTCAGCGTTCCCCATCACGCCTGGGATTACGGTCGGGGTGCGGTCGGCCGGATGGTCGTCGAATGGGAGCAGCGCAAGGATCGCCATGGGATCATGGTGAGTTTTCTTCAAGGGAGGGGCTCGTTGAGTTCCGGCACCGAACTCGCCATCCTGCTGGCCATCGATCGGGCCGCGCATGCCGCGGGTTTGCAGACGGACAGTTGGACGGTCACGTTTAAGGTCCACGAGCCGGCCGGAACCATTTACGGCGACAGCCTCTCGGGGTTGGCGGGGTTGACTGTCGTCGCACTGGCCAAGGGGGATATCATACCCTCCGACCGCACCATGACCGGCACGATCACCCAGGACGGCGGCATCGGCCCGGTCAGCTCGATCCCGCTCAAAATCGAGGCGGCTTCGAAGCAACATCTCCGGCGCGTGATCATTCCGGACGAGCTTGATATCACCGATTCGGACTGGGTCAATCCATTTCTCATGCAGGTTTCGCCGATCCAATCGGCAGCCCTCGCCTATCAGGCGCTGACTGATCACTCGATGAAACCGACGCATGAATAG
- a CDS encoding PAS domain S-box protein codes for MSLPDRPGLLAASLLTALAIFLLDLQLPAGLAVGILYVTVIAMTSLIRPDWIMYAAAGLCTVLIVIDIPFSAPGDGPYWMAYVNRAISVLAIWGAAWFRAQRRQAERNVSSIIESAPTGMLIVDAAGIIRQVNGLVERLSGYRREELLGQSVEQLIPEQLRQGHTAFREKFMERPVSRVMGIGRDLWLRRNGGEHVPVEIALTPLRLSGKNLVLCTVIDISYRKELERNLRRREEQYRLLVTSVPEAVYRAVPDQRFAVTFVSKLWTEWTGLTEEESYRCANVWESILHPDDRESVIRTIREAVIRRDQIDCEHRILHVRDGTVRYVKHRAVPVEDASDREALYYGGLITDVTDLKRTEMALQELNARLEDQVAKRTEVLERKTALLRRMATELTMAEQRERKQLAKDLHDYLAQLLVVCGIKLHQAMRRTEEAAVRQQLTEMRSMLDESLAYTRTLVAQLSPRVLYEAGLVAAVRWLGEWMGRQGLTVTVEAADGVPPLKDEQAVLLYQSVRELLFNVLKHAGVGEAAVTVRMEGDSLVVAVSDGGKGFDAGKLSDEGAGAGSRFGLFSIQERLDALGGSVRLSSAPGQGCRVELRVPLQVEKPAALAADLTCLLADDRAMVRQGIRCLLETYPDVPVEIVAEAEDGAQAVELACRLQPELVILDVYMPKVDGVEATKRIVRALPNVKVIGLSVEQDERVQQAMKEAGAAAFLVKDGMATDLYNIVRRIWEDRSQATPRADA; via the coding sequence ATGTCGCTTCCAGATCGGCCCGGACTGCTGGCCGCCAGTCTGCTGACAGCCCTCGCCATTTTCCTGCTCGACCTTCAACTCCCGGCCGGCCTGGCCGTCGGTATCCTCTATGTCACGGTGATCGCCATGACCTCGTTGATCCGGCCGGACTGGATCATGTATGCGGCCGCGGGTCTCTGTACGGTCTTGATCGTCATCGACATCCCGTTCTCCGCTCCGGGCGACGGCCCCTACTGGATGGCCTACGTCAATCGCGCCATCAGCGTGCTGGCTATCTGGGGCGCGGCCTGGTTCCGCGCCCAGCGACGCCAGGCCGAACGCAACGTGTCATCCATCATCGAATCGGCCCCCACCGGCATGCTGATCGTGGATGCCGCAGGGATCATCCGGCAGGTCAACGGCCTGGTGGAACGATTGAGCGGCTATCGGAGGGAGGAGCTGTTGGGCCAATCGGTGGAGCAGTTGATTCCCGAGCAGCTTCGGCAGGGTCATACCGCCTTCCGCGAGAAATTCATGGAGAGGCCGGTGTCGCGCGTCATGGGAATCGGCCGGGACCTCTGGCTGCGCCGAAACGGCGGCGAGCACGTCCCGGTCGAGATCGCGCTAACGCCCCTGCGGCTTTCGGGCAAGAATCTGGTGCTCTGCACGGTGATCGACATCAGCTACCGGAAGGAACTGGAACGGAACCTGAGGCGGCGGGAAGAACAATACCGGCTGCTCGTGACCAGCGTGCCAGAGGCCGTGTACCGGGCCGTCCCCGACCAGCGGTTCGCCGTGACATTCGTGTCCAAGCTCTGGACCGAATGGACCGGTTTGACCGAGGAAGAATCCTACCGCTGCGCGAATGTCTGGGAATCGATCCTCCACCCCGACGATCGGGAGTCCGTGATCCGGACGATCCGTGAGGCCGTCATTCGGCGAGATCAAATCGACTGCGAACACCGGATCCTGCACGTCCGGGACGGGACGGTCCGTTACGTCAAGCATCGGGCGGTTCCTGTCGAAGACGCCTCCGACCGCGAAGCCCTCTATTATGGAGGACTCATCACGGATGTGACCGACCTGAAGCGGACGGAAATGGCGCTTCAGGAACTGAACGCCCGCCTGGAAGACCAGGTGGCCAAGCGGACGGAGGTGCTGGAACGGAAAACGGCGTTGCTGCGCCGCATGGCGACCGAGCTGACCATGGCGGAGCAGCGCGAACGCAAGCAGCTTGCCAAGGATCTGCACGATTACTTGGCGCAACTGCTGGTCGTCTGCGGCATCAAGCTTCACCAGGCGATGCGGCGCACGGAAGAGGCTGCGGTCAGGCAACAGTTGACGGAGATGCGAAGCATGCTCGACGAATCACTGGCCTACACCCGCACATTGGTCGCGCAACTGAGTCCGCGCGTCCTCTATGAAGCCGGATTGGTCGCGGCTGTTCGATGGCTCGGCGAATGGATGGGCCGGCAGGGGCTGACGGTGACGGTCGAGGCGGCGGACGGCGTGCCGCCGCTGAAAGACGAGCAGGCGGTCTTGTTGTATCAGTCCGTGCGCGAGCTGCTCTTCAACGTGCTCAAACATGCGGGCGTCGGCGAAGCCGCCGTGACGGTGAGGATGGAAGGGGACTCGCTGGTCGTGGCCGTGTCGGACGGCGGCAAGGGGTTTGACGCCGGAAAACTGTCGGATGAGGGAGCCGGAGCTGGCTCGCGCTTCGGGCTCTTCAGCATCCAGGAGCGGTTGGATGCGCTCGGCGGCAGCGTGCGCCTCTCGTCCGCTCCGGGGCAGGGCTGCCGCGTTGAATTGCGGGTGCCGTTGCAGGTGGAAAAGCCGGCCGCTCTGGCGGCCGACCTGACCTGCCTGCTGGCCGATGACCGGGCTATGGTGCGCCAGGGCATTCGCTGTCTGTTGGAGACCTACCCGGATGTGCCGGTCGAAATCGTCGCGGAGGCGGAAGATGGCGCCCAGGCCGTCGAGCTGGCCTGCCGGCTCCAGCCGGAACTCGTCATCCTGGATGTGTATATGCCGAAGGTGGACGGGGTGGAGGCGACCAAACGGATCGTGCGGGCCCTGCCGAACGTCAAAGTGATCGGTCTTTCCGTCGAGCAGGACGAACGCGTCCAGCAAGCGATGAAGGAGGCGGGAGCGGCGGCCTTTCTCGTCAAGGATGGGATGGCCACCGATCTCTACAACATCGTCCGGCGCATTTGGGAAGACCGATCCCAAGCGACGCCGCGCGCCGACGCCTGA
- a CDS encoding BON domain-containing protein, with the protein MALTRPSPMVQTADGMDKPTSAYRPVKSTEGEGARLITAGQWTALIVLIAFAITGNGACRVRKTDDELGRAVKQVLYDEPAVNLLQVDVTVDGDTVYLSGEVDLYAFKERAGQLARGVDGVTAVVNKVQVQP; encoded by the coding sequence ATGGCGCTCACGCGGCCCTCTCCCATGGTCCAGACCGCCGATGGGATGGATAAGCCAACCAGCGCGTACCGTCCGGTGAAGAGCACGGAAGGGGAAGGTGCCCGCCTGATCACCGCAGGGCAATGGACGGCCCTGATCGTCCTTATCGCATTCGCGATCACAGGAAACGGCGCATGCCGGGTCCGGAAAACGGACGACGAGCTTGGGCGTGCGGTCAAGCAGGTCCTCTATGACGAGCCAGCCGTGAATCTGCTGCAAGTGGACGTGACCGTCGACGGCGACACCGTCTACCTCAGCGGAGAAGTGGATCTGTATGCATTCAAGGAACGAGCCGGGCAACTCGCGCGGGGAGTGGACGGCGTCACGGCCGTGGTCAATAAGGTGCAAGTGCAACCTTAA
- a CDS encoding response regulator yields the protein METYEKCILLVEDDQDIRYLLCDLLTEEGYKVYEASNGTEAVQAMNRRQYDVVLSDYHMPQMDGLKFLTISQSLWPETPVVLTSSDPDLMEKAMQKGRGAYACLPKPFELDRLLQVIHDAVQVRG from the coding sequence ATGGAAACCTATGAAAAATGCATCCTCCTGGTCGAAGATGATCAAGATATCCGGTACCTCCTATGCGATCTCCTGACCGAAGAAGGATACAAGGTCTATGAAGCCAGTAATGGCACAGAGGCCGTACAGGCCATGAATCGACGACAGTATGATGTTGTGTTGTCCGACTATCACATGCCGCAAATGGACGGTCTGAAGTTTCTCACGATCAGCCAATCTCTCTGGCCGGAAACACCCGTTGTCTTGACCTCGTCTGATCCCGATCTCATGGAAAAAGCGATGCAGAAAGGACGGGGCGCGTATGCATGCCTGCCGAAGCCGTTCGAATTGGATCGCCTTCTGCAGGTCATTCACGACGCCGTGCAGGTGCGCGGGTGA
- a CDS encoding outer membrane beta-barrel protein yields the protein MVLCAGPGAAESMPEKTEPNPWQYGALLDVSYGLNFNFPENHQFRSKQTTPRTNEVSPNMALGYVHKEPHRARDWGMELAAQAGYDTDALVPREQDGRDRPVPGADLLRHLARANVSYLAPIGSGLLLTAGLMKGYINFESFYAKHNFNYSRSYLTDYSPNFVFGVGSRYAINHNVDVGFHVMNGFQYLAHANDLPSYGAELDWRVTKRLVVAQNLYYGPDQADTSLRFWRFFSDTQVQWRGDEVTIVLAYDIGTERAADQPNQARTFWTGAALFTRWDISGPWSLAVRPEWFWDRNGRLTEFEQLLWAVTTTLEYRRHVRPQLWLTRLEYRYDHSTGQDGGFFKGGDMAPGVPRLVPSQHLLLLSLVLAFDS from the coding sequence ATGGTGCTGTGCGCCGGGCCGGGCGCCGCCGAATCCATGCCGGAGAAGACCGAACCGAATCCCTGGCAGTATGGAGCCCTTCTCGATGTCAGCTACGGCCTCAATTTTAATTTTCCGGAGAATCATCAGTTCCGCAGCAAACAAACGACTCCGCGCACGAATGAGGTCTCGCCGAACATGGCGCTCGGCTATGTGCATAAGGAACCGCATCGAGCGCGCGATTGGGGGATGGAGCTCGCCGCGCAGGCCGGCTACGACACCGACGCGCTGGTGCCGCGCGAGCAAGACGGCCGGGATCGCCCGGTCCCCGGAGCGGACCTGTTGCGGCATCTCGCCCGCGCCAACGTGAGCTATCTGGCCCCGATCGGCTCGGGTCTCCTGCTGACGGCGGGCCTGATGAAGGGCTATATCAACTTTGAGTCATTTTACGCCAAGCACAATTTCAACTATTCCCGGTCGTATCTCACCGATTATTCCCCGAATTTTGTCTTCGGCGTGGGGAGCCGCTACGCGATCAATCACAACGTCGATGTGGGATTCCACGTGATGAACGGGTTTCAATACCTCGCCCATGCCAACGACCTCCCCAGCTACGGTGCGGAATTGGACTGGCGAGTCACCAAGCGGCTCGTCGTCGCCCAGAATCTCTATTACGGACCGGATCAGGCGGACACATCGCTCCGGTTTTGGCGATTCTTCTCCGACACGCAGGTTCAGTGGCGTGGGGACGAGGTCACGATCGTCCTCGCCTATGATATCGGCACAGAACGGGCCGCCGATCAACCGAATCAGGCGCGGACGTTTTGGACGGGTGCGGCGCTCTTTACCCGCTGGGACATCAGCGGGCCGTGGAGCCTGGCGGTGAGGCCGGAATGGTTTTGGGACCGAAACGGACGCCTGACCGAGTTCGAACAACTGCTGTGGGCGGTCACCACCACGCTCGAGTACCGACGCCATGTCAGGCCGCAATTATGGCTGACGCGCCTAGAATACCGTTATGACCACTCGACTGGACAGGACGGCGGGTTCTTTAAAGGCGGGGACATGGCGCCCGGCGTGCCGCGGTTGGTCCCGAGCCAACACCTGCTGTTGTTGTCCCTCGTCTTGGCCTTCGATTCATAG
- a CDS encoding DUF421 domain-containing protein, which translates to MDAIIRALVVYVVLLIVFRLAGRRTLSDMTSFDFVLLLIISEATQNAMLGNDYSITNGILVIITLVGLDILLTNWKHRSAFIERWLDGLPMVIVEHGRPLKTLMDRARLDEEDILAAARKSQGLERMEQIKYAVLEVGGGISIIPHKQAE; encoded by the coding sequence ATGGATGCCATCATCCGAGCGTTGGTTGTCTATGTTGTATTGTTGATCGTGTTTCGATTGGCAGGCCGGCGAACCTTGAGCGATATGACCAGCTTTGATTTCGTGCTGTTGCTGATCATCAGCGAGGCCACGCAAAATGCCATGCTCGGCAACGATTATTCGATAACCAACGGCATCCTGGTCATCATCACCTTGGTGGGGCTGGACATTCTCCTGACCAACTGGAAACATCGGAGCGCCTTCATTGAACGCTGGCTGGACGGACTTCCGATGGTGATCGTGGAGCATGGTCGCCCATTGAAGACGTTGATGGATCGGGCCAGGCTCGATGAGGAAGACATATTGGCCGCCGCTCGAAAATCACAGGGCTTGGAGCGAATGGAGCAGATCAAGTATGCCGTGCTGGAAGTGGGGGGCGGGATTTCGATTATTCCGCACAAGCAGGCCGAATGA